The sequence AAAAATCCCATTAAGAGGAGAAGTATGATTTGGTATTGTTGTTCGGGTCTCCCCCCTAAGAATATGATTATTTTTTTCATTGCTTTAATACGTTATTTTTATTTTTATGGTATCAGTTTTATTTAATCCAATAGAGAATCTACATTTTTATAAGGGGTATGAAATGCCTCTGATACGGCTTTATACACAACATGAGAATGGATAATATTAAGTCCTAATTTGAGTTCTTTTTGGTCTTTACATGCTTGTTTCCATCCTTTATTTGCTAAATTAACCGCATAAGGAATGGTAGCATTAGTAAGTGCAATGGTAGATGTATAAGGAACTGCTCCTGGCATATTAGCAACACAATAATGAATTACTCCACTTACTTCATAAATAGGGTTTTGATGGGTGGTAGGATAGGTAGTTTCAAAACATCCTCCTTGGTCAACAGCAACATCTACCATAACCGTTCCTTTTTTCATAAACGCAAGCATCTCTTTGGTAATAAGCTTGGGGGCTTTTGCTCCCGGTATAAGAACAGCTCCTATAATCAGATGATGATCTTTGATAAGTTCTCGGATGTTATATTCATTACTCATAAGGGTCTTTACATTTTTTGGCATTATATCATCTAAATAACGTAATCTTTCCAAACTTATATCAAGTATAGTAACATCTGCGTTAAAACCTGCTGCCATCTTTGCTGCTTCTGTTCCTACCACACCTCCTCCTATGATTAATACTTTTGCGGGTCGTACGCCGGGGACTCCTCCAAGTAAAATTCCCATTCCTCCCATTGGTTTTTCTAAATATTTTGCACCTTGTTGGATAGACATTCTCCCCGCTACTTCAGACATTGGTACGAGGAGCGGAAGTGATTTGTCTTCTTTTTCGACTGTTTCGTAGGATAAACATACTGCTCCATTATCTATCATAGCTTTAGTAAGTTTTTGATTGGATGCAAAATGAAAATATGTAAATAACAGATGGTTTTTTTTTACTAATGTATATTCTTCTTCAATGGGTTCTTTTACTTTTATAATCATTTCAGATTTTTCATATACGGAATCTATAGTAGGTAATACAGATGCTCCTCCTATCCGATAATCTTCATCACTATAACCACTTCCCGAACCTGCTGACTCTTGAACGTACACATCATGTCCTCTTTTTATTAATTCTGCAACACCACTCGGAATAGCGCCTACTCTATTCTCATTGTTTTTTATTTCTTTTGGTATTCCTATAATCATTGTATTATTTGTTTTTTATTGTTAAATAGTGTCTGCAACAAACTTTTTAGTTTTTATTCAATTTTTCGAAGTGTTTTTTTTGCTCCCTTCAAATAAAAAATCTTTTTTCTTCTTACTATGAAATACCAAACCCTTGTTGGTTTGTCTTTATTTTCATAATTATTTGTTTTGCTTATTTTATTGCTAAAATAAGCATTTTTTATTTATTTATGTATAATAAGCCATACAATGATTCTTTTTGATAGAAATAAATAGTTTTTTTTATGTAGTTTCACAACAGTATCGTTTTGTGCTATATTTGTTTTGCTGAAATATTTAGGTTATGAATATATTAACATTACCTCTTTTTCTATTAGTTGATGACTTTTACTGAATATGGTATTGGTAATATCATCAAAATATATACTACAGCTTTTACAATAGTAAGTTTAGCAATGGGCTTCTATTTACCATTTCCTTTTTTACGACAATTGCTTCCTCAACAGTGGGGACATATAACTTTATCTTTTCCTCAATGCAATTTACGTAAACAATCCCGGCATTCTGAAGTATTTATCATTTTTACAAGTTTAATTTTAAAAAAAATTGAACATATATCAAAAATGACTAAAATAAATATTATGTTATTATTTTACCATTCTAAACGCTCTTAAGAGCGAAAAAAATATGAACACATATCAAAAATAACCAAAATAATATTATGTTATTATTTTATTTTTTTACCAATCTAGAATCTACTAAGATAGTTATTTTTTATAGTATACTCTATTTATTTTGTTCTTGTGCAAGCCAGTCATCTCTCACCGGAGGAAAAAAAGACACCATTCCACCGACTCTTATTGCTTCCATTCCCAAAAACAACTCTACAAATTTCAAAAACAAAAAAATTATACTTACCTTTAGTGAAAGTATTCAAGAAAAAAACCTAAAAAATAATCTTATCATAACCCCAAACTATGATAATACTTTTCAACAAACCATATCAAATAAAACTCTCATACTTTCATTTCGTAAAAACTGGAAAGACAGCACTACCTATACCTTAAATTTTAATAATACTATTGCTGATACGAGAGAAAAAAATGAAGCAAAAAACCTAACTCTTTCTTTTTCCACAGGAAATACTATTGATACTCTTTCTATAAACGGAGTAGTAACGGATTTAATGAACAATAAATCTATAAATAATGCCACCGTCTCTCTTTTTTACTCCAAAGACACCTGTAATATCCTAAACTGCAAGCCCCTTTACCTTGCTTATACGAATGAAAAAGGTTTCTTTCGTATTACAAATATAAAAAAAGGATATTACATTCTATTTGCTTTTGAAGATAAAAATAAAAACTCAAAAGCCGAACCCGATACCGAACCATCCGGTTTTATAAAAGATACATTACAAATAGAACAAAATACTGACTCATTAAAAATAAAACTATCCACCATAGATATACGTCCAATAAAAAAAATATTCAGCAAAGCCAACGGAACATATTTTGATGTAAAATACAATAAACCACTTGTAAAATGCAAAGTAATTATTGCAAAACAAGATTCTCTCAAGCAACCTAAATACAGATATGCCTTTGTAGAGAATAAAACAACTGTAAGATTTTATAACAGAACCAAAAAATTTGATAGTGCTAAAATTATCTTACAGGTATTTGATACTACTTTTTGCACAAAAATAGATACTTTTTTTCTAAAATTTCAACCCTCCAAAAAGCAAAAAACACCATTTTATTACTCTCTCAATCCTAACAATAAAACCGAAGAACTTCAAAAAATATTTATTACTTTTTCAAAACCACTCCTTCTTTTTAATTGGAACAAAGTTTTTATCACTTACGATAGCGTCCCATATAAACAACCATTAGACACATCTCACGTTATATGGAACGAAAATAAAAACATAGTTTCTTTTATGCTCAAACTCAATAAAAATTTCATACGGTATAAAACGGACTCTCTCAAAAAAGAATTTTCAAAAATAGAAAAGGATACCGCTTCCCCATACTATACCACAATAAAAAAAAAAATAAATACCTTTTCAAAAATAAAAGAAAATTCTTTTTACATCTCTTTCCAAAAACAATGTATTATTTCTATAGATTTAGATACTCCAAAAACCCAATCTTTCCTTTATTCTTTTTATGAAACAGAAAACTATGGTATTATTTCAGGAAAAATAAACACTTCTCAAAAAAAATATATTTTACAACTTATAAATAAAGATTACAAAGTAATACAAGAGATCCCTCATACAAAAGATTTTACATTCTCTCTTATTCCACCCGGTGATTATTCATTTCGTATATTAATAGATAGTAATGAAAATGGAATATGGGAAAATGCGAATATAATAGAAAAAAGACAGCACGAACCTGTCTTTTTTTATGATACATTTATAAATATACGAGCTAATTGGACCATTGATAATATAAATATAACTTTCTAAATAATGCATAAGTTATTGTATTTCAAATTGTTATATTATTGTTCAAAATTATTTTATAATGTTAATAAAATAAATAATATCTATTTTTATCCACATTTTTTTGTTTTTATGTGTATAAAGTACTACTTTATGTGTATTATTATAAATAACTGATAATCAATTACTTATGATTTTTTAATAATTATTTTGTTTTATGAAACTACCATAAAGAGTTATGTTACAAAATACTACAATAATATATTAACATATTAACATATATAATAATAACAACAATTCATATATATACTATATAATTATAAATACTACTCACCTATAAATGTGAATAAAAAATGAAAAAAAAAATATTAGTATTATTGATACTATTGTTATCATTCAAAAATATATACCCACAAGATTATAAAAAAATACAATTAGCAGAGGAATATCACAAAAAAGACGATTTTAAAAAAGCAATAGATATTTATAAAGAACTCGCTATAAATGACAAAAATATTCCATTTATTCATGAAAATTATATGGATATAATGATACAAAAAGCACTTTATAAAGATGCCATTCAGTATATTCAAAAACAGATAAAAAAAAATCCCATTTTATATAACTATAGAGTAGAAGAAATTACTATATATATAAAACAAGAGAACGATAACAAAGCAAATATCAAATTTGAAGAACTTATAGAAAAAGTGAAAAATGATGAGAATACAGTAAAAACAGTCGGAAAATATTTAATAAACAAAGGATTGAGAGAATATGCCGAAAAATTGTATCTCACTGCAAGAGAAGCAAGTAAAAAAAAAGATTCCTATTCTTTGGAACTAGCAAATATATGGAGCATACTAAAAAAAATAGAACCCATGCTTAACGAATACATATTTTTTTTAGAACAATACCCCGAACAAATAGAATATGTAGAAAATAATTTACAAAATATGCTTACCGAAGAAGAACACAGACAACAATTTCAAATGCTTTTGTTAGAAAGAATACAAAAAAATCCACAAATAAAAGTGTTTTCAGAACTACTTATATGGCTTTATATTCAAGAAAAAAAATACGAAGACGCTTTTATTCAAGTAAAATCATTAGACAGGAGAGAAAAAAACGGAGGAACTCGTGCTTTTCATATAGCACAAATAACATTTGAAAATAAAAAATATCAAGAAACTATTCACATAGCAGAATGGATATGTAATAATTTTAAAAATGGAGTACACTCTATACCCGCAAAACATCTTATTATAAAAAGCAAAGAACTTTTAGTAAAAGAAAAATACCCCATTTCAAAAGATAGTATTACAATGGTTATACAAGAATATGATTCTTTGTTAAAAGAAGTGAAAAATATTGCATTGACTCATGAAATAAAAAGAGAAAAAGCATTACTCTACGCTTTTTACTTAGATGAATTGTTAACAGCAAAAAAAATAATAGAAGATATCATCCAAAATGGAAATAGAGACAAAAAAAATTACGCATACTGTAAAATGGATTTAGGGGATATATTCATATTATTGAACGAACCATGGGAAGCATCGCTTTTATATTCACAGGTAGAAAAAGAAAATAAAGAAACACCCATAGGATACGAAGCAAAACTCAAAAATGCAAAACTCCACTATTACCAAGGGAATTTTGAATTAGCAGAAGCACACCTCAATATATTAAAAGCAGCTACAAGCAGAGAAATATCAAATGATGCTCTTTTTTTAGCATCTATGATACATAATAATACTGTTTCAGATACATCTGAAAAACCAGTAAAAAAATTTGCAGAGATAGAACTTTTATTATTTCAAAATAAAAAAAAACAAGCAAAAGAAAAATTAGAATTATTGCTCAAAGAATACCCATATCATGAAATAAGAGATGAAGTATGGTTTCAACTCGCTAAGATAGAAATAGAATTTCAAAATTATATGAAAGCCATAGAATATTATGACCTTATAATAGAAAATTTTGCGGATGATATTTTATCTGACGATGCACTTTTTTTGAAATCAAAAATATTAGAAGAATACATACAAGACCAAGAGAATGCTAAAAAATATTATACAGAATTAATACACAAATATCCAGGAAGTATGTATGTAACGGAGGCAAGGAAACGTTATAGAATACTACGAGGTGATATACAAAAATAAAAATGGATTACTTAGAAGAATTAAATGAAAAGCAGAGAGAAGGGGTTTTAGAAACAGAAGGACCTACTATAATAATAGCAGGAGCAGGTTCAGGAAAAACAAAAGTATTAACAACTCGTATAGCATATCTTATTAAAGAAAAGGGAGTAGATGCTTTTTCTATAATGGCACTTACATTTACCAATAAAGCAGCAAAAGAAATGAAAAAACGCATAGAAACTATATGTGGAACAGAAGCATATAATATATGGATGGGAACTTTTCATTCACTTTTTGCAAAAATTTTGAGAATAGAATCTGAAAAAATTGGATACCCCCGTAATTTTACCATTTACGATACCGAAGATTCAAAAACACTCATCAAAAATATACTGAAAGAACAAAATTTAGATGATAAGGTCTATAAACCCAATAGTGTATATTCCCGTATTTCACATTCTAAAAATAATCTCATAGATTGGAAAACATATCAAAACGACGCATACTCCACTGAAAACGATGCAAAATTTGGAAAACCGATGATGGGAAAACTCTACCAAATGTATTGCGAAAGATGTTTTAAAGCACAGGCAATGGACTTTGATGACTTGCTTTTCAATACCTATATTTTATTCAGAGATTATCCAAACACATTAGAAAAATACCAAAATAAATTTAAATACGTATTGGTAGATGAATTTCAAGATACAAATATGTGCCAATACCTCATAATAAGATTATTAGTAGATATATATAAAAATATATGCGTAGTAGGAGATGACGCACAGAGTATATATTCTTTTAGAGGAGCTACTATTGAAAATATTTTAAACTTCAATAAAGATTTTCCCAACACAAAAATTATAAAATTAGAACAAAATTATAGATCTACTCAAAACATAGTAAATATAGCCAACTCTATTATAAAGAAAAATATACACCAAATACACAAAGAAGTATGGACAGAAAATGAACGCGGAGCATCCATAGAACTTATAAAAGCAATGACAGAAACAGAAGAAGGAAGGTTAATAGCCAGTAGTGTTTTTGAAACTAAAATGAATAATCAATATCAAAATAAAGAAATTGCTATATTGTACAGAACACATTCTCAATCCCGTGTAATAGAAGAATCTCTCCGAAAAATAAATATAAAATATAAAGTGATAGGGGGTATATCTTTTTACCAACGAAAAGAAATCAAAGATTTATTAGCATATTTTAGATTTACCTTGAATACAAATGATGAACAGGCAATGCGAAGGATTATTAACTTCCCAAAGAGAGGGATAGGGGATACTACCATAGATAAAATAATAGTATCCGCAGACGAACAAGGGCTGAATATATGGAATGTAATGGAAGAAAATATTCACAATGTATTGAGTAAAAGAAATGCAGAAACTATAAGCCATTTTGTAACCCTTATAAAAACATTTCAAATAAAAGAAAAAGAATTAGATGCATATGAACTCGCTCATTATATAGCAAAACATTCCGGTATTTTTAGAGAATTGTATGATGATAAGACCCCCGAAGGTATTGCAAGAGCAGAAAATATACAAGAATTACTCAACGGTATAAAAGAATTTGTAGAAAATAATGAAAGTATAGATAAAAGCCTCTCCTCTTTTTTACAAGAAATATCTTTATTAACTGACACCGATATGAAAAACGAAAAAAACGATGATTATGTATCCCTTATGACCGTTCACAGTGCAAAAGGTTTAGAGTTTAAAGCAGTGTATGTGGTAGGCTTAGAAGAGGAACTCTTTCCATCGGCTCTTTCTATGGGGAAAAAAGAAGAAATAGAAGAAGAAAGAAGATTATTTTATGTAGCACTTACACGAGCAGAAAAATATCTGTATTTAAGCTACGCACAAAGTAGATTCTCATTTGGCTATTCAAAACATTCCGAACCCAGTAGATTCTTAAAAGAAATAGACCAACAATACATAAAAATGTATAAACCACAGTATAGTAATAGAACAGAAAATAATATAATAACAGTAGCATCCAGCGTTCAAAATTTTGAAAGAAATAACTTTAATACTCATAATAATAGTAGTATTCTCAATAAAATAAACAATGCTCCATCAAAAAATTTTGTTCATAGTGATACATCTAAACTAGAATTGGGTATGAGAGTAGAACATCAAAAATTTGGAATGGGGAAAGTAATAAAAATAGAATCTATAGGGGTAGAGAAAAAAACCACCATTTTATTTGAACAATATGGAGAAAAAACACTTATTTTACAATTTGCTAAATTAAAAATATTATAACAAAATGTGTTTTTTTATAAAAAATAATGATAAATAATAAACCGTATATTGAAACAATTATTGAAATCAGCCATTCTTATTTACAAAAAACATTTTCAAATAAAGAATATTTTGATGAATGTATTGAAAAAGTAAGTTTTCTAAAAGAATATACAAACACAAAAGAAATTATTGATAGTTTTATAAAAATTTATATTGACCTTGTGAAGCAAGATTATCAAAATCAATATAAAAAAATCAACAAAAAACTTGTTGATTTTCTTGAAGCGAAAGACGATGGTATAAAAATTATTTGGGGAAATTGTCTTGAAGCAATGCGTGGTATGAAATCAGAATCAATACATGTAATGGTTACATCTCCCCCATATTATAATGCTCGTGAATACTCTCAATGGAAAAACTTAAATAATTATTTAGATGATATGCGGTTAATTATAAGAGAAGCGTATAGAGTATTAGATAACCATCGTGTTTTTGTTTTTAATGTTGGTGATATTTTTGATAACGATAATATTGCAACTACTTCCACTTGGGGAAAACGTCGTATTCCGCTTGGGGCTTACTTTACAAAAATATTTGAAGAAGAGGGCTTTACATTTGTTGATGATTTTATTTGGGACAAAGGCGAAGTGCAAAGTGAACGACACAAGAACGGAAACAAGCCGTATCCTTTTTATCAATACCCGATGAATTGTTATGAGCATATTTTTATTTTTCATAAACACAGAAACGATGCAACACGATATCCTTGTCCTGTTTGTGGATGTTTAAAAGTAAATGGAAATGCGTATTCTGAAATTGGAATAAAAAGTTGGGAATGTAAAAATTTAGAATGCTTTGAACGAAGTGAGGCAAATCGAGGAAAAAGATTTTCGCTTAAAACAATTACGACACAAGGAAGACAAGAAGAAAAATTTGCTATTGAAAAAGAATATATAAAAAAATGGCGTAGGGATATAATAAAAATAAATCCCGTTATAAAAATAAATTCAAAAGGTGAAAATACTCTTGGGCATACCGCACCATTTCCCGCTGAAATTCCCGAATTTGCTGTCCAAATGTATTCTTATCCAAACGAATATGTTTTAGACCCTTTTGGTGGTAGTTTTACATCTGTAATAACAGCAAAACAATTCGGAAGAATTGGAGTGGGAATAGAATTAAATAAAGAAATGTTTAAAAAAAGTAGTATGCAAAATTTAAAAAAACACTTACAAACCGAATTATTTGATAAAAAAAATATACAAATTTCAGAAATAGATTTATTATGAATGAGTTAGACGACAAGAAAAAACAAGTCATTGGACTTTACGGCGAAATGCGTTTGTCAATGGAATTGCACGAACTTGGTTGGCAAGTTCATAGAGCTTATATTGACGAAGGTATTGATTTTACAATTACTAAATACTATTGCCCAAACTGTAAAAAATACAGTAATCAATATGTTCGCTACACTATGCGCAATGAAAAAAATGTTAAATGCGTTACTAATCTTTGTGAGCATTGTAAAGAAACGGAGTTGGAAGTCATTTCGCGGTATTTACAAGTAAAAACTTCGGAGGGTATTAAAACCGAAAAAGACGATGTCCGAAAATTTAGTTTCCACCCTAAAATTAGGTATGATATGGGTAAAGAAGTGTTTTATGTTTGGATTGCAATTTTTAATGATACAAAAGAAAAAAAGTGTCATTTTTATATTCTCAACACAAAAGATGTTAAAAAATTTGACAACATAAATTTAGACACATACCAAATTACAGATAATCAAAAAACCGAATTGCCGATTAGAACCGATGGGGTTGTATTAAAAAAAGGTACTGCAAGCACAGGATACGACTATTCTGTTTTTAATACAAGGTTCTACAATGATTTCGGAGCGTTGGAAATTGAAATAAAATAATAATTTTAATTACCAGATAAACAAATATTACACACATACACATAAAATACAATGAGATATTTACCAATAGGAAACGAATTATTTATTAAAAACAGAGAGAGGTTAGTTCAAAAACTAAAACAGAATAGTGTTGTTATTATACATTCTAATGATATTTTACCAACAAATGCAGATGGAATAATACCATTGAAACAAAATGCAAATTTATTTTATTTAACGGGGATAGAACAAGAGGAAACTATTCTTCTACTTGCTCCAAATTTTCCCGACCCAGAATGCAGAGAAATTGTTTTTATATTAGAGTCTGACGAAGAAAAAGAAAGATGGGAAGGTCATAAATATACTCAAGAAGAAATTACTATTATTTCGGGTATTCGTAATGTTAAATTTGTAAAAGAATTTGATAGTACATTACTAAAAATATTAGCAGAAACTGAAAACATTTATTTAGAATCAAATGAGCATATAAGGTCTATTAATAAAACAGAAACGAGAAATGATAGATTCATTAAATCTTGCAAAGAACAATATCCTCTTTATGAATACGAAAGATTATTTCCTCTTATGCGAGATTTAAGAATGATTAAACAACCACGTGAAATAGAACTCATTCAAGAAGCATGCAATATTACCGAATTAGGGTATAGAAATATATTAAAAACCATCAAAAAAGGAGTGAAAGAATATGAAATAGAAGCAGATTTTATTTCCACATTTATAAGAAATAGATCCAGAGGATTTGCTTATATACCAATCATTGCGGGCGGAAAAAACAGTTGTATATTACACTATACCCAAAACAATAATAGTATTCAAGACGGAGAGGTTTTATTGATAGATGTAGCAGCGGAATATGCAGGGTATAACTCAGATATAACCCGCACTATTCCTGTGAGTGGAAAATTTACAAAAAGACAAAAAGATGTTTATAATGCTGTTTTACGGGTAAAAAATGAAGCAACAAAAATACTTTCACCGGGTATTACTATTATAGAATATCAAAAAGAAGTTGCTCGTATAATGGAAAAAGAACTATTAGATTTGAAACTTATATCTAAAACGGATATACAAAAACAAGACTCCTATAACCCTGCATATAAAAAATACTATATGCATAACCCATCGCATCATTTAGGAATAGATATTCATGATGTATCTACTTTTTATAAAAAAATAGAAGATAATATGGTTTTTACGGTAGAACCGGGAATATATATATCAGAAGAAAATTTAGGTATACGTTTAGAAGACAATATACTGATAACAAAAAAAGAAAATAAAAACCTTTCGAAAAATATTCCAATAGAAATAGAAGAGATAGAATATCTTATGAACACAAAGTAATGTTTCACGTGAAACATTACTTATAAGATTCTTTGTATTTCTCCTTCTTGAATATAAATAGTATATATGAAAATGTTTTTATAACCAAAGTTTTGGAGTATTTTTGGAATGTATTGATATGAATTATGGTGATGAGGGATATTTGTTTTTTTGTTTATTGTGTATTCTATAAGTATAGCATCTTCTTTTTTTGTTAATAAAGTGTCAAGTTTTTTGTAAGTAGAATTATACGGATTTAAAAATTCTATATTTGTTTTTATGTTCCATTCCCCAGAAAACCAGTTTTGTGTCATTTCTTTTTCAAAAAGAGCGTTTATGTGATTAGATATTTCTGCTTTTTCTGCTTGTGATATGTTTTCTTTTAAAGATAATTTTTGAATATGGAAATCAATTTCTTTTTTATTTTTAATTTTTTTTAAAAGGGTAGAGTATAAAAAAAACATTTTTGTTTGAGAAAGAATATTTGTTTTTTCTTCTAAAAAACGAGTTTGTTTTTTGAGCAATAATTTATTTTTCCATTCATGTGAAATATAATGCTGTAATAAAATAGATTTTGTGCTGCTTTTTAATTCAGTGTTTTTTATGTATGATAGGTTTCCATAAGAAAAAGAATGTATAAAGTTTTCTTTTTTTAATTGAATATTATCTAAAACTGTATTTTTCGATGAAAAAAAAACAGAATAGAGTAAATCAGCAGATGTTTTTATTTCTGTATACATATTTTCTTTTTGAGAGTTTATATTTCCAAGAATAAAAAGATTTTGTTTTGCCCGGGTAAATGCTACATATAAAATATTTATATTATCTAAGTAGTTGTTTTTTAATTCTTCTTCGTATTGGGTATCCATGAAGGTTTGTTGAAGAGAAGCATTATATAGAACAGGAACAAAACTTGGTTTAGGAACATTTGTTTTTTCTTCATTTGAACACCAAATAATCTGATTATACTTATCGGTGTCTAATTTCCAGTGACAGAACGGGATTATAACGGAAGAAAACTCTAATCCCTTTGATTTATGAATGGTCATTATTTTAATAGCATTTTGTTCTTCTGATATACGGACAACGTGCTTGTTTTTTGTTTCTTCCCACCATTCTAAAAAAGATCCTATTTCTCCCCCCTTTTTTTTATGAAACTCTAAAACGGCATCTTGAAAGGATAAAATATAGGGATATTCTGCATTGATGGTGTCTAAATGAAATATTTTTATAAGGGTTTCTGTAAGATTAATGAGTGGTATAAAAGAAAGTGCTTTTAAGTTTTCTGTGTATTCTAATGGAATAGTATGTGAGTAATCTTGTGTAAATATATCAGATGCTTTTTTGGTTTGAGAATATTGAAGGGTAAAATAAAAAGAAATGAACTCGTTTTTTGAAAGAATATCTTTTGGATTATAAATATATTTGAGAGCAGATATAAGTAGCATAACGGATAAAGAATTACTTACCTGTAAGGATTCGGGAGAAATAAAGTCGTATACATAAGTGCCTTCGTTATGAGATTGTTTTAATAAAAGGGCATCACTTATTATTTTTGCTTCACTGGATTTTCTTACGAGTATACAAATATCTTTTAATGTTCCTCCACTTTCTTGAATTTTTTCAATAATAGCAATGGTTTCTGATATAATATGTTCTTCTGAATCTGTATCGTTGGAGTTTTTTTTTTGTTTTTCTACGAGACAAATTTCTACAACACCTGCGGTGCTTTGGGTTGATTTTTGATTTACATCTTTGTAGATATCGGATAGTTCTGCTCTATTTTTCTCATGAAGAATATTTATATGTTTCATTACATTTTCAAAAAAACAATTATTGAAATTAACAATGATAGGGGAACTCCGGTAGTTAAATGGTAGTATTTTGGTTTGTGTGTTGTAAAAATCTTGATGAATTTTTTTTTGGAGAAGGTTTATTTCACTTCCTCGCCACCTATAAATAGCTTGTTTAGTGTCACCTACTATTAAATTTTCAAAACCTTGACTTATACTATTGGTGAGGAGTGGTTTAAAATTATTCCATTGGAAAGCAGAAGTATCTTGAAATTCATCTATAAGAAAATGAGAATAAGCATTTCCTGTTTTTTCATAGATATAATGTGCATCGTTTTCTTCAATAATTTTTTTTAGAAAATCAGAAGTATCAGAAATAAGCATAAGGTTCTCCTGACTTACATAATCACGAACTTCTTGAATGAGATACTGGGTAATTCCTAATGTGTATATGTTTCTCATTATGATTTTTGCGGTAAAATAATGCTTACCTTCCCTGTCAACAAAATCAATAATTGCAGTGTAATTATTCATAAGCCCATCATCCATGGCTTCTTCTATTTTTTGCTTTATAAATAATTCCTTATTTTTAGTAATAAAAGATTCTCTCTTGTTTATTGCATCTCTTCTGCTCTGAGTAATGGTGTAATCTTTGCTTTCGAAGAGCAAAAAAAGACCAATGGGTCCTCGTTTTCCGTTATTAAAATCATCTATTGTTAATCCTTTTTTATGTATTATGGAAAGAGAATCTGCTACTATTTTTTCTATG comes from Chitinophagaceae bacterium and encodes:
- the ald gene encoding alanine dehydrogenase codes for the protein MIIGIPKEIKNNENRVGAIPSGVAELIKRGHDVYVQESAGSGSGYSDEDYRIGGASVLPTIDSVYEKSEMIIKVKEPIEEEYTLVKKNHLLFTYFHFASNQKLTKAMIDNGAVCLSYETVEKEDKSLPLLVPMSEVAGRMSIQQGAKYLEKPMGGMGILLGGVPGVRPAKVLIIGGGVVGTEAAKMAAGFNADVTILDISLERLRYLDDIMPKNVKTLMSNEYNIRELIKDHHLIIGAVLIPGAKAPKLITKEMLAFMKKGTVMVDVAVDQGGCFETTYPTTHQNPIYEVSGVIHYCVANMPGAVPYTSTIALTNATIPYAVNLANKGWKQACKDQKELKLGLNIIHSHVVYKAVSEAFHTPYKNVDSLLD
- a CDS encoding Ig-like domain-containing protein — its product is MLLFYFFTNLESTKIVIFYSILYLFCSCASQSSLTGGKKDTIPPTLIASIPKNNSTNFKNKKIILTFSESIQEKNLKNNLIITPNYDNTFQQTISNKTLILSFRKNWKDSTTYTLNFNNTIADTREKNEAKNLTLSFSTGNTIDTLSINGVVTDLMNNKSINNATVSLFYSKDTCNILNCKPLYLAYTNEKGFFRITNIKKGYYILFAFEDKNKNSKAEPDTEPSGFIKDTLQIEQNTDSLKIKLSTIDIRPIKKIFSKANGTYFDVKYNKPLVKCKVIIAKQDSLKQPKYRYAFVENKTTVRFYNRTKKFDSAKIILQVFDTTFCTKIDTFFLKFQPSKKQKTPFYYSLNPNNKTEELQKIFITFSKPLLLFNWNKVFITYDSVPYKQPLDTSHVIWNENKNIVSFMLKLNKNFIRYKTDSLKKEFSKIEKDTASPYYTTIKKKINTFSKIKENSFYISFQKQCIISIDLDTPKTQSFLYSFYETENYGIISGKINTSQKKYILQLINKDYKVIQEIPHTKDFTFSLIPPGDYSFRILIDSNENGIWENANIIEKRQHEPVFFYDTFINIRANWTIDNINITF
- a CDS encoding tetratricopeptide repeat protein codes for the protein MKKKILVLLILLLSFKNIYPQDYKKIQLAEEYHKKDDFKKAIDIYKELAINDKNIPFIHENYMDIMIQKALYKDAIQYIQKQIKKNPILYNYRVEEITIYIKQENDNKANIKFEELIEKVKNDENTVKTVGKYLINKGLREYAEKLYLTAREASKKKDSYSLELANIWSILKKIEPMLNEYIFFLEQYPEQIEYVENNLQNMLTEEEHRQQFQMLLLERIQKNPQIKVFSELLIWLYIQEKKYEDAFIQVKSLDRREKNGGTRAFHIAQITFENKKYQETIHIAEWICNNFKNGVHSIPAKHLIIKSKELLVKEKYPISKDSITMVIQEYDSLLKEVKNIALTHEIKREKALLYAFYLDELLTAKKIIEDIIQNGNRDKKNYAYCKMDLGDIFILLNEPWEASLLYSQVEKENKETPIGYEAKLKNAKLHYYQGNFELAEAHLNILKAATSREISNDALFLASMIHNNTVSDTSEKPVKKFAEIELLLFQNKKKQAKEKLELLLKEYPYHEIRDEVWFQLAKIEIEFQNYMKAIEYYDLIIENFADDILSDDALFLKSKILEEYIQDQENAKKYYTELIHKYPGSMYVTEARKRYRILRGDIQK